A genomic region of Entelurus aequoreus isolate RoL-2023_Sb linkage group LG19, RoL_Eaeq_v1.1, whole genome shotgun sequence contains the following coding sequences:
- the LOC133635114 gene encoding C-C motif chemokine 17-like has translation MFMLQMLTVISLTVLLLASVQGKGVQMQRDVQCCMLYSHGKVRTKDVLRFEVQTEGPDCSIQAIILYTKKAVKCADPRDRKVKRLLRKLLQRQRTKAHRTMWLLPHDNLPVMTEERKDNWAILNTE, from the exons ATGTTCATGCTGCAGATGTTGACTGTTATTTCTCTGACTGTTCTCCTCCTGGCATCGGTGCAAG GTAAAGGTGTGCAGATGCAGCGGGATGTGCAGTGCTGCATGTTGTACTCCCACGGCAAGGTGCGCACCAAGGACGTGCTGCGGTTTGAGGTGCAGACAGAAGGACCAGACTGCAGCATACAAGCCATCAT CCTTTACACCAAAAAGGCGGTGAAGTGTGCCGACCCCAGGGACCGTAAGGTGAAGAGGTTGCTGAGAAAGCTCTTGCAGAGACAGAGAACCAAGGCCCATCGAACAATGTGGCTTCTTCCTCACGACAACCTGCCTGTCATGACAGAG